In the Ptychodera flava strain L36383 chromosome 23 unlocalized genomic scaffold, AS_Pfla_20210202 Scaffold_23__1_contigs__length_28996876_pilon, whole genome shotgun sequence genome, TGTTTCATAATATTGGAAAATGTTACATAATTTTTGAGAACTTTCTATCTGTTATCTGcaataatctttaaaaaatgtcaATAACGAAATTTACTAGCTAATATTCCTTCATATTTTCGTACATCTGCAGTCTGGTGGTTAAAGAATTGAGATACCCCAAAGAAATTCATCCGGGACGATTCCAAGACGATTCTAACGACATCAATGACCtcaaaaacattcaaacacGAATTGATATTCTAAAAGTGAGTCGTGCGTGGGCTTCATGAAAGATAAATTATTTGAGTAATTGTTCGGCAAGGGTGTTTACGCAACTATTCTAATACTATAATGTATGACTGTACAGTTTCTAGGTAACTCAGAGTGTTTTTTCGTCAACATACTGTTTTCCCATGCAGCAAACACACCACTGGGGAGAGGGGTGTGCCTATAATGAGATTGGTTATTCTGACCTTAAATTGTATTAGATGTTCAGTAAACAGATGATTTACTTTTTGCAGACATTAAATTGCCACTTTAGAATATTGTTATTAAACAAAGCACATATCGTCGAAGAGCGACGAGTAGTGACATTCAAAAAAAGTGGCGCCAAAGCCTATCCTTATATTGTTTGTACAATGGGGTAATCTTGTAGACAGCAAAATTGGACTCCTGAACTGTTTACTTACACCCGCAGCCAATGAAAGTCATCCGTTTATGACTACTCATTTTGACCAATGGCTGCGTGACAAAGCTTCGCTCGTTGCCATGCAAAATGTATAAACCATGTTGCACATCAGTGTTTGTACCATTAGCGTATAGGACGAGGCCGACGGCGTTAGAAGCTTCTCCAGAAAGCTCCAGTCATAACCGAAACTTGCAGGTGAGCCTTTAAATTACAGGTTATGATACCGATTTTGACTGTCCACTCCATGATGCATGAATGCGATGGAACAAGAAAAATTAGACATTGCAAGAGATGTAGATGTCCTTGATGCAACTATTGTTATTACCTGCATATCGATACAAATGCAGGGCACTTGTGAATtaggtgtttgtgtgtatgtgtgtgagagaagacagacagagcaagccagccagacagacaggcaggcagacagatatTTTATCATTCTCACTTAATCATGCAAGCCATCATAAAAGTGGAATACAACTTTTGGCtgtattttgattttcgttCTTATAACAACAACGTGACAATGAAATGAATAAATTGAATCGTGTATTTTTGTGATTACAAATCTTCTTTATTATATTACTTTTCAGAAACGAAAGTACAATCagcatgaaaataataatattatcagTACTTCTCAGTTTTGCAGCTAGTGCTGAGGGCAGTGAGTATGACACCCTTTACCATCTCTATTCTGCATTGAACagtaatcatttttattttctcaacTTTGTGCGAATGATTGTAAAGAGTCTATATCAGGCTTTGATGCCATAAGCATCGTAACCTAGCTTATAGGTTGATATTATACTGTTTCATTTGTTATAATTATGTTCTCATGTTTGTTCCGAAAGATTTAAGTATAATATACATCGTTTTTTCAGCCATAACCATCGCCACCGACAGTTTCTCCGTAACCACTCCAGCTGCTCCAATAACAGTCAATGAAGCTTCAGCTACTGCATTTACTTTTGATGTGGGCTTGGCAAACAGTGAAGCCAGTGAAGTCACTCTAACCTCAGTTAAACTGTACTTGTCGGACAACGCAGACCTTGACGCAGCTGGAGCAAAGGTGTCAGCGGCAATAGATGTCACTAATGCCCCCGGAACTGTTCCCGCTAGTGCTACTGGCGCTGCTGGCAGCGGCCAGACTACCGGTATGACTGCGAATGTCCAAGCCGACGCCACCAATTGTGCTGCCTACGATAAGTTGTGTATCAAAGTGGTGCCGGACGATGCTGTTGCCTGTGTTGATGTCACCACTAACTGTGTTGGTGAGCATACGGTTTCTTTCAATGAATTTTTACTCCCTGAGACTGTATTTGAGACAATGTAGAATTTAATTTCCCCCACTATATACCACCTCAGTAGCATTGAGCtaaattttcccattttacaaCTTTCAGTGCGACTCCTCTCGCTAGCTGTTAGGgttgactacttttatgaaCAAGTCCTGACTGGAAATTTTGAGTTAGTCATAAAATAGCGCTCATGGATTTTTAGCAGAAAGTCATGTTCATTGTCGTGGTTTCGATAGGTCTTATAACTCCTTATATTAACACAAAATGCAACAGCCACCACttacaacagtctgcatttatTAATATGTGATTCTAGCGGACAATTTATCTacacaaaatactgaaaattacAGTTCACACAAATCTGGCATTATGTCTCACAGGTCAACACTCTTTTTCACCCGAATATCTTCATTCGATATCGTGTTATTTATTGTATTTCCTGAAACTGATGTTAGATTTTTCATGCCCGTATACGTATTCCACTTGAAAATAGTAACTTGGATAAGCGCTTACGATAATCACTtccaatttattttttgtaaatgtacaTTATTTATTGTCATTCTATCGGCATATGGGTATATCTTTCACTATGACAAAGAGCTGAATGATAATGCTTGATTctattttttgattttattggAAAATTTGGAATCCTGAGAGAATCCATTTTATATTCTAGTGTTGGATTCCATCTGCTGGATGTTAACAAATACGTTATGGATTCTATTTTATATTGTATGGattcattaaaattgatttTGCTATAGCTCTTTGGATACCGTATATTTCAAATGGTCTTTCTaattctttatatatatatatatatatatatatatatatatatatatatatatatatatatatatatatatatatatatatataaatatataatatatatatatatatatatatatatatatatatatatatatatatatatcccataTTATGTAATTACTGACGCATTTCTAATTGTATACCTATAACTCTCTGCAGATGACGCCACTACGGCAGCGCCTGATGCCTCGGATGCTCCAGACATGACTACGAAAGGTAACGTATTTTTTACCGTACAGAAATAACTTTTAGTGCAAACGTATATTCATTATATTACTGTCTCAGCTTTGTCTTACTGCCACTTTATGACTTAAGCTCTATTTGAATCTTAATTCATCTTTGTGTTTCTCCGTCCACCAGCCCATTGACAAGTGTCACTGCTACCATATGTCACAGCTCTTACAGTCTATCTGACTCTGTCTAGCACTTTCTCCGTCGTCATTGCAAATCTATTTGGATACCTTTGCCAAAACTCTTTCGCTCTCTCTCGTTTTTTTCATAACGCTGTCACTTTCGTTCTTTCCTACACAAGCACATTTGAATAACTTTTACCatggaaatctctctctctctctctctctctctctctctctctctctctctctctctctctctctctctctctctctcagggcaaaatgcttgatatacaacaacaTATGGACATATACTGGTgttgtacatttgtcaaatacgttagCATACACGTaggtatactaataaaatgcccAAGTATAGTGcacacttggtgtgcaaagatctgcattacgtatatatatactctTGTTTTTCATAGAGAGGCTCGATGTATATCACGTATTGATTCGTTCAACATACAATGTTTTGTTCTATATATGTCCATATACGTAAAcatactgaacgtatatcaagcattttgccacGTAAttgccctctctctctctctctctctctctctctctctctctctctctcattcaaaCAGGTTTTCACTGACGATTCTCCCCATAGTGTAGAATGAAATAATCTTAGAAATGTGATGTCACTTCCGTCTTTTTCTCACCAGGTGATGATGATGCGGGATCAGCCCATTACTGCCCCAGTCTATCTGTGATGTTGATTCTCCTCCTTTCAACTCTGCTATTTCGCCAGGGTTAAATAGCAGGTATTTCTAATTCTTACTGACACATATAGTGTTAATATTAAGCTAAACTGCCTTTGTTCTCAGATTTAAAGTTACGAATGGAAATGTCGATAACTTAGAGAACCTCATTTCTGGACAGGCAGTATATTTTGAGAAGAAAGTAGAAAGTCAGTTACCAAACAGATTTACATATGTATTACATTTTGACGTCATGTGCACAAGTATATGCATTGGTgatgtgatttttattttcaagaaaaatgtcaCACCTGGACAAGGAGATATATTGATCAGAGAAAGCTGCTAAATCCGCTTTTTAACTGAAtaataactctctctctctctctctctctctctctctctctctctctctctctctctctctctctctctctctctctcaggaaaTAGTGTGGATTTATGACGGTGCTATGGATGACTTAAAACGAAGTGTGTACGATTTGCGTCGACAATCGCTGGTCTCGTTTGTAGAACGACTCCGTACTCGAGATTCACACTAggaacaaatacaaaatatcatcTTCGTCGTATGTTGATATTTTCGCTCTTTTGTCAGCTCGATTCGAGATTCTCTTCATATGGTTTTTCTTTGAATCGATATGTGGACAACACATGTCAGAGGCTGAGGCAAATCATTGTATTCTGAATATTTACTTGTGTTCTTTAGTTGAATGAAGAAAATCACTTGTATCTGAGAAGAATACATTCGTCAGACAGCCTTTACCAACAAATTATTTGcctttttgattatttttatctAATGGAATAAATAGTGTGTGAATTCTTTAAAATACCATACAGGTCTGGTCTTAATGCTTTCCCATGTCTTTGCGTTACTGAGGCTAACATATCCTAGCAAAAGTATTTTCCCACATGTGTATTTCTCCACTTGTGATAACATGTTTACTCAACTggaatatatatttcaaactcACACTGGAGTAAAGGCATGTCATCAACTATCTAGGGGGTAAACTTCATCTCCTTATGCCAATGGACAGTACACCTAACAACATTATTTTAGAGAGACACAAAGATGGTCAGAGACACTAAAAGACAGCAAACAAGATAAACAGAGACAGCTAAAGACAGAGAGGCAAGAAGACGGCCATAAGCTGAAACAGGGGCAGGCAGATTAAGAGCGTCAGACAAGaccattctttttttttgcagttTCGCTAACGTTAACGACACGAATAAATTCCAGGTTGCGTCGACGAAATCACGTAATACTTTTTTGCATGTATCGCCATTGTTAGTCTAtgaattgtttttatttcaatctgCTTTGCCCCGATTACTACGACACGATGACATGACACGAGGACTACAAGCATGTATAGCGCCATCACTCATGTCAACCATATTTTCTTCATACTGTATTGAGGATTTAATTTGTGCGCTTAAAAGCACACCTGTGCACATATATCCACCACTACCAAAAATCGCTTCCTGATTGTAagtttttttgtatattttctttcacttttcaatgagcgtttatacatacatatgcaagtggtttcagaaagcagtatttttttttcaaaaatgcttgatACACTTCATCAGTTGCGTTTAAATTAACTACTAGCATAGCAGAGCAGAGTCACTCGAGAAATAGATGAAGAACAGATGATAAGTTCTTTATAAGATACCTGCCGCTGAGGTTGACCCGTGGAATAGCTTCCGTTTTCGTTTTGTTTGTCcatgtttgttcgtttgtttacaGATCTACGAGGCTTAATTGTCATTTTAGCAGTAGATCTACTGCTTCGACTACTAGTGGTGCAAAGTAATGTGTCATCAGCAACCTTAAAGTAACTTAAATTTCGCGGCGATTACAATTAGGACAATGCCACCAATGACCATCACCATAAAGCAGTATTTCACGCAAAGATACGAACTTCAAATAAGGAGTGAAAAATCGCTTGAAACATTACTTGTAATTTTCCTCTTGAACCCTAAAAAAGGGTAAAGGCAATTATTGCTTTAGTGAGTTGTGACTcgtgaaaataatatttatcattCCTGGAATTCTCGTCAAAGATTATTCATGAGCATTGATCGCCCTTGAAGAGCACCATATAACATGAGACACAGTATTGAAGGACCTCTCCGTTGTCACCTGGTACATTTGACTTCTTGACACTAAAAATTAAACACTATAAGATGTCTGATCTACAGGGTCTGGAAAATGGACATCATACAGAGTATAAGTGGAGCTCATGTATGTAGGGTCAGTCGAAAGGTGACAACTTTTAGTGTTGTTGCTGAGATAATTATCTTTAAAAGCGCGTATTCAAATCATACAGGAAAAAGCCTAATTTACTGTGCCAACTGTGAATCCCATTAAAGCTTTGAAGTATGCTTAAAAAGCGTATGTATCAGCATAAGTTAGTTGACAGTACACAATTCAttctttgtattttcatcatacATATTTTCTTATTTCCAAGTGTCAATTTCACAAATGGATATTTTCGGGAATGCgatcaataaaaatatatccGCTGCAATTTTTCGAAGCTAGGAAAAACAAATTGAACTTACGGTGGCATCTACGTTTTAAAAGATTGGCAGAAAACATGGCAAGTATATAAACGTGAGCAGTCTACTGTATTAGTTGTTATCGTTACTATACGAAGAAAATGGTTAAAATTCAAGCTGAAAGGCCGAATATTGTAACGAACGTATTGTAGGATAATGGTATCGGCCTAGGTTTAAGCAGCTTACTTCGCCTGAGTGTGTCATTTGTCGTCAAAAGGCTAGGAAAATGTTCGGCAATAATGTTTCTCTCATTTTCAAATCCGAAATCAAATATCGAGATTCGTCGTGTCAGCCTTTGAGCCACATTTAACAATTTCAGGCATGAgaccacaatgaaaacaaactttttgTGTCCATGAGTGGTGCGTGATAGCGAGCATTGCagtgcgagtgcttcatgaactctacattATGTGGCGATGGGGTTGCACTCGAAAACGTACAACAATATATTGTTGAATCACTCTTTCCCAGGAGCGGGGATTTAACCGAGCGGTTTTGAGTGTGATGTCTTTGCTGAATGAGCACGTGTGTTCCGTACGTTGGGAGTTCGATTCCAAACGATAATTTTTTGATTTCTCTTACTCTCAGGTCGTTCGCCTTGCAACTATCTCCCCTTTAAAATTCAACACTCCAAGTCAAAACGTATATCGTAAGGCTTTGAACACCTATGTGTTCAATGGCTTATTTTCTCCTCCGTTATTGTACATGGCCTAGAGCGCGTAGAGATTAGGCGCTttataaattttcattataattaCTGAGACATGCCACCTTCCAGAGCTCCGCATCAATACAATATTACATAGACTGGCTATTCACTTGGCGTGAACGTTTTAGCCTTGGCCATTGTCGACATTCTAGTGATCAATTGAATGTCAGAAACAAAGGTCGCGTCAGGGCACAGCATGGCCGTCCTCATTAAGTAATAATGAGCActttcactgcataaaaaccctataatattactgtattaacatggattattgcctgtattttagctgaagagtgcatatacagatgaatacagtcaagaatccatcttttgtattcagcaagcctgtattcatgtggattcatgtgaattcacgtgtattacactataatacaggcacctcattcatgtgaatttatctgaattattgggttttcatgcagtgtttctttttcaaataaGTAGGACTCACAGAATGATTCGACGAAATTCTGTACATGATATGGGATCTTTAAATGACGAAAAATACTCGCTTAAAGCACTTAAGCATTTGACAACAAATCCAAACAGccaaaaatggccaaaaattGACCTATCGGGAACACGTCCGTCGAATTCTTTCAATCTAATGTGGTCTCTGACGGACTCATGCATTATAAACCACGATAAAGAACCTTGAACATATCATTCTTTCCTGGCACTTGTTCTTACTTCATCTGATCCAAAATGCCTTAAATTTGAACACCATATTGCAATGATTAGCATATGTGCCTTAAAAACCGATACGCAGTCTTGGAAGGCAACAAACTCAGGTATTCAATAGGTCAACGACTTACAGCTATGCCCTTTTTGTCCAAGAGCAAAACTCTAACGTAGAAGTCAACCTTACGTTCCAATTATCAACATGCGGAAAGATGTGACAAAGCAGA is a window encoding:
- the LOC139123949 gene encoding uncharacterized protein is translated as MKIIILSVLLSFAASAEGTITIATDSFSVTTPAAPITVNEASATAFTFDVGLANSEASEVTLTSVKLYLSDNADLDAAGAKVSAAIDVTNAPGTVPASATGAAGSGQTTGMTANVQADATNCAAYDKLCIKVVPDDAVACVDVTTNCVDDATTAAPDASDAPDMTTKGDDDAGSAHYCPSLSVMLILLLSTLLFRQG